GGCCAGTTTGAACCACCAAAATTGATCGACCAGGTGACCCGCATGGTTGAAATGGGTAAATACGACAAACATCTGCTGGAAGACTACACGACTGAAGAGTTCGAGCAGATGGACAGTTTTATTGACCACTGGCGTGACATGAATTTCTCCTACGCCGCTGTGAAACAGCTGGAAGGGAAATATCTGGCACAGAACCGCGTGACCGGCGATATCTACGAAAGCGCACAGTTCCTGTACATTCTGGTCGCGGCTTGCCTGTTCTCCGGCTACCCGCGCGAAACCCGTCTGGATTACATCAAACGTTTCTACGACGCGATTTCTACCTTCAAAATTTCTCTGCCTACGCCAATCATGTCCGGCGTGCGCACCCCAACCCGTCAGTTCAGTTCTTGTGTTCTGATCGAATGTGGCGACAGTCTGGATTCCATTAACGCCACCTCCAGCGCCATCGTGAAATACGTTTCTCAACGTGCAGGTATCGGCATCAACGCCGGTCGCATCCGTGCGCTGGGTAGCCCGATCCGTGGCGGTGAAGCGTTCCACACCGGTTGTATCCCGTTCTATAAACATTTCCAGACCGCGGTGAAATCCTGTTCTCAGGGTGGCGTTCGTGGCGGCGCAGCGACGCTGTTCTACCCGATGTGGCATCTGGAAGTCGAAAGCCTGCTGGTTCTGAAAAACAACCGTGGTGTTGAAGGCAACCGCGTCCGTCACATGGACTACGGCGTGCAGATCAACAAACTGATGTATCAGCGTCTGGTAAAAGGCGGCGACATCACTCTGTTCAGCCCTTCTGACGTGCCTGGCCTGTACGATGCATTCTTTGCCGATCAGGACGAGTTCGAGCGTCTGTATGAAAAATACGAGCAGGACGCCAGCATCCGTAAGCAGAAAGTGAAAGCGGTTGAACTGTTCTCCCTGATGATGCAGGAACGTGCATCTACCGGACGTATCTACATTCAGCACGTTGACCATTGCAACACGCACAGCCCGTTTGATCCGGCTATCGCGCCTGTTCGCCAGTCCAACCTGTGTCTGGAAATCGCACTGCCAACCAAACCGCTGGACGATGTTAACGACGAAAACGGCGAAATCGCGCTGTGTACGCTGTCTGCCTTCAACCTCGGCGCGATAGAAAGCCTGGACGATCTGGAAGAGCTGGCAGTTCTGGCGGTTCGTGCC
The Rahnella variigena genome window above contains:
- the nrdA gene encoding class 1a ribonucleoside-diphosphate reductase subunit alpha; this translates as MNQSLLVTKRDGRTERINLDKIHRVIDWAAEGLQNVSVSQVELRSHIQFYDGIKTADIHETIIKAAADLISKDAPDYQYLAARLAIFHLRKKAYGQFEPPKLIDQVTRMVEMGKYDKHLLEDYTTEEFEQMDSFIDHWRDMNFSYAAVKQLEGKYLAQNRVTGDIYESAQFLYILVAACLFSGYPRETRLDYIKRFYDAISTFKISLPTPIMSGVRTPTRQFSSCVLIECGDSLDSINATSSAIVKYVSQRAGIGINAGRIRALGSPIRGGEAFHTGCIPFYKHFQTAVKSCSQGGVRGGAATLFYPMWHLEVESLLVLKNNRGVEGNRVRHMDYGVQINKLMYQRLVKGGDITLFSPSDVPGLYDAFFADQDEFERLYEKYEQDASIRKQKVKAVELFSLMMQERASTGRIYIQHVDHCNTHSPFDPAIAPVRQSNLCLEIALPTKPLDDVNDENGEIALCTLSAFNLGAIESLDDLEELAVLAVRALDALLDYQDYPIKAAKRGAMGRRTLGIGVINYAYYLAKNGVRYSDGSANNLTHKTFEAIQYYLLKASNELAKEQGACQWFNETTYSQGIMPVDTYKKDLDAICNEPLHLDWDTLRESIKTHGLRNSTLSALMPSETSSQISNATNGIEPPRGHISIKASKDGILRQVVPEYERLKDQYELLWDMPNNDGYLQLVGVMQKFIDQAISSNTNYDPSRFPNSKVPMKQLLKDLLTAYKFGVKTLYYQNTRDGADDVQEDMKADVADDCESGACKI